In one Trichosurus vulpecula isolate mTriVul1 chromosome 8, mTriVul1.pri, whole genome shotgun sequence genomic region, the following are encoded:
- the LOC118827911 gene encoding chymotrypsin-like elastase family member 2A, with the protein MNFLAPLLFLALLSLASAVAFTGHQTLDWPQDCGVAPFHHSSSAERIIQGSEARPHSWPWQVSMQHPMKIVSYVGPNMLGHPLSSPHSQARVQGSHRFVHVCGGTLIHPSWVLTAAHCFSGGKMDDVANWRIVLGKHRLNQTEATQRVHRVKRIYRHERFHYPHLDQLNDDIALVRTVHDIPSSPFVHYACLPTSGGPGLRPGQLCWVTGWGGTQGGEENSTLSNVLNQAQLPIMDFTTCQQEKVWGDKVNPTMLCVGFGDLQGSPAACQGDSGGPLLCQMGRNEWEVHGIASFGPVGCQAENKPSVFTRTASYRTWIEATRIRDFFFS; encoded by the exons ATGAATTTCCTGGCTCCGCTGCTCTTTCTTGCCTTGCTATCACTAGCCAGTGCAGTGGCATTCACTGGGCACCAGACCTTGG ACTGGCCCCAGGACTGTGGTGTGGCCCCATTCCACCACTCCAGCTCTGCTGAGAGGATCATCCAGGGTAGTGAGGCCAGACCTCACTCATGGCCTTGGCAGGTGTCCATG CAACACCCTATGAAAATAGTGTCCTATGTTGGCCCAAACATGTTGGGacatcctctctcctctcctcactctcAGGCTCGGGTCCAAGGGAGCCACAGGTTTGTCCATGTCTGTGGGGGGACCCTGATCCATCCCAGCTGGGTCCTTACTGCAGCTCACTGCTTTTCTGG GGGGAAGATGGATGATGTTGCCAACTGGCGCATTGTGTTGGGCAAACACCGGCTCAACCAAACAGAGGCAACACAGAGGGTGCACCGAGTGAAACGAATATACCGGCATGAGCGCTTCCACTACCCACACCTCGACCAGCTGAACGACGATATTGCCCTGGTCCGGACTGTTCACGACATCCCCAGTAGTCCCTTTGTGCACTATGCATGTCTACCTACCTCTGGAGGCCCTGGCCTCAGGCCTGGCCAGCTCTGCTGGGTCACTGGCTGGGGAGGGACCCAAG GTGGGGAGGAGAACTCCACTTTGTCTAATGTTCTGAACCAAGCCCAGCTGCCTATCATGGATTTCACTACCTGTCAACAGGAAAAGGTCTGGGGAGACAAAGTAAACCCAACTATGTTATGTGTGGGCTTTGGAGATCTCCAGGGGTCTCCTGCTGCATGCCAG GGAGACTCAGGGGGCCCCTTGCTTTGCCAGATGGGAAGGAATGAGTGGGAAGTCCATGGCATAGCTAGTTTTGGGCCTGTTGGATGCCAAGCTGAGAACAAGCCCAGTGTCTTCACCAGGACTGCTTCCTATAGAACATGGATTGAGGCCACCAGAATCCGTGATTTTTTCTTCTCCTGA